The Chroicocephalus ridibundus chromosome 3, bChrRid1.1, whole genome shotgun sequence genome has a segment encoding these proteins:
- the RNF8 gene encoding E3 ubiquitin-protein ligase RNF8 isoform X1, with protein sequence MAASGGLAWCLRRVGASGDWLLLEAGTQVTIGRGLDLTYQLVSKTCPLMISRKHCVFQQNAEGQWTVKDNKSLNGVWLNKQRLDPSKTYPITEGDRIQLGVPLENKETAEYEYEVIKEEWEKIRPFLARRNDLGKARSSRTKRKFSLEESETSGSEGPSNSKSKRDRVSCGNEPLGESWGRVEEAKHLTGKRDVKLPSPGPSEEDSGPVGSSPVHSERALSVTHKEPKGSGLAQSWTGLEMLRKTLVDIMKLKVKVQEKQTAVLNVKQKRRKCAQKEILAMEQELRELQDQLCMEQEHQQQQVEELERTFSKEQQNLEGVKWQHGEENLKEQLAQVLQEHHALMEELSRSRKDFEEIIRAKNKELEETKEEKEKVRAQKEEVLNQMNDVLENELQCTICSEHFIEAVTLNCAHSFCSYCINEWTKRKVECPICRQEIKSKTRSLVLDNCIDRMVEKLDVAMKEHRLTLIRERKEKQNVVVKPAVDNDGSVISSVSSIFSVSSCDSEDSEEDSYYDESYYII encoded by the exons ATGGCGGCGAGTGGGGGCCTGGCCTGGTGCCTCCGCCGGGTCGGGGCCAGCGGCGACTGGCTCCTGCTGGAGGCCGGCACGCAG GTAACTATAGGCCGAGGATTAGATCTCACGTACCAGCTGGTGTCAAAAACCTGTCCCTTGATGATCTCTCGTAAGCATTGTGTTTTCCAGCAAAATGCAGAAGGGCAGTGGACTGTCAAGGATAACAAG AGTCTAAATGGAGTCTGGCTTAATAAACAGCGCCTGGATCCCTCAAAAACGTATCCTATCACTGAAGGAGATCGTATTCAATTGGGAGtgcctttggaaaacaaagaGACTGCTGAATATGAGTATGAAGTAATTAAAGAGGAATGGGAGAAAATCAGACCCTTTTTAGCCCGAAGGAATGACCTGGGAAAAGCCAGGAGTTCAAGAACTAAACGTAAATTTAGTTTGGAGGAATCGGAGACATCTGGATCAGAAGGCCCTTCAAACTCCAAATCCAAAAGAGACAGAGTGTCCTGTGGCAatgaacctttgggtgaatcatGGGGAAGGGTAGAAGAAGCCAAACACTTAACAGGGAAGAGGGACGTCAAGCTGCCTTCTCCTGGACCAAGCGAGGAGGATAGTGGTCCAGTGGGTAGTAGCCCTGTGCACTCCGAGAGAGCTCTGTCTGTCACCCATAAGGAGCCAAAAGGCTCTGGTCTTGCACAGTCATGGACTGGCTTGGAAATGTTGAGGAAAACTCTAGTAGACATAATGAAGTTAAAGGTCAAAGTGCAGGAGAAGCAGACAGCAGTACTGAACGTGAAGCAGAAGCGCAGGAAGTGTGCTCAGAAGGAGATCCTGGCAATGGagcaggagctgcgggagctgcagGACCAGCTATGCATGGAACAAGAgcatcagcagcagcaggtggaaGAGCTGGAGAGGACATTCTCTAAAGAGCAGCAGAACCTTGAG ggaGTAAAGTGGCAACACGGGGAAGAGAATCTGAAGGAGCAACTGGCCCAAGTCCTGCAAGAG CATCATGCTTTGATGGAAGAACTGAGCCGTAGTAGAAAAGATTTTGAGGAGATAATTCGAGCCAAGAATAAAGAACTGGAAGAAACCAAG gaggagaaggaaaaggtgagAGCCCAAAAAGAAGAGGTGTTGAATCAGATGAATGACGTGTTGGAGAATGAGTTGCAGTGCACAATCTGTTCTGAGCACTTTATTGAG GCAGTCACTCTGAACTGTGCGCACAGCTTCTGTTCCTACTGCATCAATGAGTGGACGAAACGTAAAGTGGAGTGCCCTATCTGCAGGCAGGAGATCAAATCAAAGACACGCTCTCTGGTGCTGGATAACTGCATTGACAGGATGGTAGAAAAACTGGATGTGGCAATGAAAGAGCATCGCCTGACCCTTATCAGAGAGCGGAAAG
- the RNF8 gene encoding E3 ubiquitin-protein ligase RNF8 isoform X2 — MAASGGLAWCLRRVGASGDWLLLEAGTQVTIGRGLDLTYQLVSKTCPLMISRKHCVFQQNAEGQWTVKDNKSLNGVWLNKQRLDPSKTYPITEGDRIQLGVPLENKETAEYEYEVIKEEWEKIRPFLARRNDLGKARSSRTKRKFSLEESETSGSEGPSNSKSKRDRVSCGNEPLGESWGRVEEAKHLTGKRDVKLPSPGPSEEDSGPVGSSPVHSERALSVTHKEPKGSGLAQSWTGLEMLRKTLVDIMKLKVKVQEKQTAVLNVKQKRRKCAQKEILAMEQELRELQDQLCMEQEHQQQQVEELERTFSKEQQNLEGVKWQHGEENLKEQLAQVLQEHHALMEELSRSRKDFEEIIRAKNKELEETKEEKEKVRAQKEEVLNQMNDVLENELQCTICSEHFIEAVTLNCAHSFCSYCINEWTKRKVECPICRQEIKSKTRSLVLDNCIDRMVEKLDVAMKEHRLTLIRERKGERETECGGETSRGQ, encoded by the exons ATGGCGGCGAGTGGGGGCCTGGCCTGGTGCCTCCGCCGGGTCGGGGCCAGCGGCGACTGGCTCCTGCTGGAGGCCGGCACGCAG GTAACTATAGGCCGAGGATTAGATCTCACGTACCAGCTGGTGTCAAAAACCTGTCCCTTGATGATCTCTCGTAAGCATTGTGTTTTCCAGCAAAATGCAGAAGGGCAGTGGACTGTCAAGGATAACAAG AGTCTAAATGGAGTCTGGCTTAATAAACAGCGCCTGGATCCCTCAAAAACGTATCCTATCACTGAAGGAGATCGTATTCAATTGGGAGtgcctttggaaaacaaagaGACTGCTGAATATGAGTATGAAGTAATTAAAGAGGAATGGGAGAAAATCAGACCCTTTTTAGCCCGAAGGAATGACCTGGGAAAAGCCAGGAGTTCAAGAACTAAACGTAAATTTAGTTTGGAGGAATCGGAGACATCTGGATCAGAAGGCCCTTCAAACTCCAAATCCAAAAGAGACAGAGTGTCCTGTGGCAatgaacctttgggtgaatcatGGGGAAGGGTAGAAGAAGCCAAACACTTAACAGGGAAGAGGGACGTCAAGCTGCCTTCTCCTGGACCAAGCGAGGAGGATAGTGGTCCAGTGGGTAGTAGCCCTGTGCACTCCGAGAGAGCTCTGTCTGTCACCCATAAGGAGCCAAAAGGCTCTGGTCTTGCACAGTCATGGACTGGCTTGGAAATGTTGAGGAAAACTCTAGTAGACATAATGAAGTTAAAGGTCAAAGTGCAGGAGAAGCAGACAGCAGTACTGAACGTGAAGCAGAAGCGCAGGAAGTGTGCTCAGAAGGAGATCCTGGCAATGGagcaggagctgcgggagctgcagGACCAGCTATGCATGGAACAAGAgcatcagcagcagcaggtggaaGAGCTGGAGAGGACATTCTCTAAAGAGCAGCAGAACCTTGAG ggaGTAAAGTGGCAACACGGGGAAGAGAATCTGAAGGAGCAACTGGCCCAAGTCCTGCAAGAG CATCATGCTTTGATGGAAGAACTGAGCCGTAGTAGAAAAGATTTTGAGGAGATAATTCGAGCCAAGAATAAAGAACTGGAAGAAACCAAG gaggagaaggaaaaggtgagAGCCCAAAAAGAAGAGGTGTTGAATCAGATGAATGACGTGTTGGAGAATGAGTTGCAGTGCACAATCTGTTCTGAGCACTTTATTGAG GCAGTCACTCTGAACTGTGCGCACAGCTTCTGTTCCTACTGCATCAATGAGTGGACGAAACGTAAAGTGGAGTGCCCTATCTGCAGGCAGGAGATCAAATCAAAGACACGCTCTCTGGTGCTGGATAACTGCATTGACAGGATGGTAGAAAAACTGGATGTGGCAATGAAAGAGCATCGCCTGACCCTTATCAGAGAGCGGAAAGGTGAGAG